One Turneriella parva DSM 21527 genomic region harbors:
- a CDS encoding PP2C family protein-serine/threonine phosphatase, with protein MIAPLLQAYRSLTRFATWVVGFYAAPLLHVVFTSVIAAAGFAYGFARGHLPELNVYITESLLLGLVIIVIIEVYLNDGFHRLGIRTFIPRVRFVNSMFEDGRLKIDREVRDYQKLLNYLTDFGKNRALYGPFHVAVVIATVLVAEYFFVHSGHGGLYLQTAIVTLPIHVLFVYVTADLHMGKYRSLVKRQLFFMGHEPPNEYSISLKLKFASILLVIALSDYILISLLRSEMAKSTGGYTYIIGFSAFSLALLMVLTVLFFSSIFASIKELQLAATSLQEGHDPDFYSQTSDQELATLSSGFFHAAQKVLNYRRDLEQQIREATAHLSEANAELQQKDKEIQTELDFAAEIQKEMIPHRHAPWNALQFGILYEPMQKVSGDFLNIYKKDKAIFALLADVSGHGVPAALITMAANDAFGAAIRHSESPAAVFREVNTQLSEQIKTQDYLTAFLVRIDDKLRITYANASHQKALHYRRKRNTIEAYDTNGLFIGAMADATDTYEEKTSKLEYGDMLVIFTDGITEQVNEAGEEFGLARLQEIVMQNHERSAQQIADAVRDQLHSFAGSSRIRDDVSMLIISVHPQYRQFIEKFNETVGAMKKRMVTDSARLLEDLWKMYPEFPALPFLSARIYYQLQEYELAEKHVKLHLEKIPGDVRATQLLAAIAIKTGNRSRAANLVNRLTKANAEDKITQHLSKKLQ; from the coding sequence GTGATTGCACCGCTGTTGCAGGCATACCGCTCGCTGACGCGGTTTGCAACCTGGGTCGTCGGGTTTTATGCAGCACCCCTGCTGCATGTGGTGTTCACGAGCGTTATTGCCGCTGCAGGATTTGCGTACGGTTTTGCGCGCGGTCACCTGCCCGAGTTGAATGTTTATATTACCGAATCTCTGCTGCTCGGGCTCGTGATCATTGTCATTATCGAGGTCTACCTTAACGACGGCTTTCACCGCTTAGGCATAAGGACTTTTATTCCACGCGTGCGCTTCGTCAACAGCATGTTCGAAGACGGCCGCCTGAAAATCGATCGCGAGGTGCGGGATTACCAGAAGCTGCTCAACTACCTGACGGATTTCGGCAAGAACCGGGCACTTTACGGCCCGTTTCATGTGGCCGTCGTCATTGCAACAGTGCTCGTCGCCGAATACTTTTTCGTGCACAGCGGTCACGGAGGTCTCTACCTGCAGACGGCAATTGTCACTCTGCCGATACACGTGCTCTTTGTCTATGTCACCGCAGACCTGCACATGGGCAAGTATCGATCGCTCGTCAAACGGCAGCTATTCTTCATGGGCCATGAACCGCCGAATGAATATTCTATTTCGTTGAAGTTGAAATTCGCGAGCATTCTGCTGGTCATTGCACTCAGTGATTATATTCTTATATCACTGCTGCGCAGTGAGATGGCAAAATCAACGGGGGGATATACCTACATCATCGGTTTTTCAGCCTTTTCGCTGGCTCTGCTCATGGTGCTGACCGTGCTTTTCTTCTCGAGCATCTTCGCGTCGATCAAAGAGTTGCAGCTCGCTGCGACGAGCCTTCAAGAAGGTCATGATCCTGATTTTTATTCGCAGACTTCAGACCAGGAACTCGCGACTCTATCATCGGGTTTCTTTCACGCAGCGCAAAAAGTTCTGAATTACCGCCGCGATCTTGAACAGCAGATACGCGAAGCGACGGCACACCTCAGCGAGGCGAATGCCGAACTGCAACAGAAAGACAAAGAGATCCAGACCGAGCTTGATTTTGCCGCTGAAATTCAGAAAGAAATGATTCCGCACCGGCACGCGCCCTGGAATGCTCTGCAGTTTGGTATTTTGTACGAGCCTATGCAAAAAGTATCAGGCGATTTTTTGAACATCTACAAAAAAGATAAGGCGATTTTTGCACTGCTGGCAGACGTTTCAGGCCATGGTGTGCCTGCGGCTCTGATAACGATGGCGGCCAATGACGCATTCGGCGCCGCGATTCGCCACAGTGAGTCACCCGCAGCAGTATTCAGAGAAGTCAACACACAACTGAGCGAACAGATCAAGACACAAGATTACCTCACGGCTTTTCTCGTGCGTATCGACGACAAACTGCGCATCACCTACGCCAACGCTTCGCACCAGAAAGCGCTACACTACCGGCGCAAGCGCAATACCATTGAAGCCTACGACACTAACGGACTCTTTATCGGAGCAATGGCCGATGCAACCGACACGTACGAAGAGAAAACGTCTAAGTTGGAATACGGTGATATGCTGGTAATTTTCACCGACGGTATCACTGAACAGGTCAATGAGGCCGGAGAAGAATTCGGTCTTGCGCGATTGCAAGAAATTGTGATGCAAAACCATGAACGCTCGGCGCAGCAGATCGCCGACGCAGTGCGCGATCAGCTGCACAGCTTTGCGGGAAGCTCGCGTATTCGTGATGATGTTTCGATGCTCATTATCAGCGTTCACCCACAGTACCGGCAATTCATAGAAAAATTCAACGAGACTGTTGGTGCAATGAAAAAGCGCATGGTCACCGATTCTGCCCGCCTGCTCGAAGACTTGTGGAAAATGTATCCTGAATTTCCCGCGCTGCCGTTTCTTTCTGCCAGAATATATTACCAGCTGCAAGAGTACGAGTTGGCCGAAAAGCACGTGAAGCTGCACCTCGAGAAAATCCCCGGTGATGTGCGCGCCACGCAGCTATTGGCCGCGATCGCGATCAAAACTGGCAATCGGTCGCGCGCTGCAAATCTGGTGAACCGTCTGACAAAAGCCAATGCCGAAGACAAAATTACCCAGCACCTGAGCAAGAAGTTGCAGTGA
- a CDS encoding SpoIIE family protein phosphatase, with product MTIRVVLRSLFLVLALGACQNKRSFQTAEKGSIDLSQAQFDDGSVYELDGEWEFYPNRILPPESLKSHLAAKRFAPVPLSFNRYSDLTLRLPAEASATYRLTLTLPAQIASYTFRFPSGQTASRFFVNGHSEVQNGIVSELMDQVRPGSRMRYVQLPLAGKTEIVVQVSNADSHRGGINRSISVASVRAMDQFRLKALMLDIVVSVALMTFAFYHILLFLLRHPEPSSVYYGIFCLLVGTSRLFVGEQIFDDVFTTVPWTLRLRLEYVVNLLDAAFFIIYIRTFYAQLGNKLVFRLLVGMSFVFASAAILLPQGIVRYLREPFQLGIAVMAPFALYYLAQLAWLNVYGARVLTVGVFAIAAAFFNDALSGAEVISTPTIFSITILGFTFLQAILISGKSVSLFYENAELSQKLLRSDKLRDESLTQTSQELRTPVQAMVQTVENVRRGVAGAVSEQVQRTLSVIEENGRRLMYLIDDLTDFVRLKHSDIRLNMQTVALKKIVHPILKLCLGLSDNKQLALIDEIPEGLQDIHTDPARLQQILLNLVSTAIRYSHSPAITVKLGTMHGQLAISVLYFGSDPDARFSEVNDLPNGDVGPLVTQKLAQLLGGHYHYQKLAESHHALTVTLPYQQMSALEVLLAGTHARTEYRKGNEDSTLSLPERGIDAAATPGGKVLIIGDNVSQNRLLQDQLATLGKESQIAKNGAEAMLRLQDSEDIALVISDVLLSDVSGIELAMNIRASFDIGILPIILLIDNNQAGVAASAFSAGVNDLIRRPFEKAEVVARVRNVLLQREASLARENYRALNRELEIARSIQESILPRANPGNENFQIEAVCLPARSIGGDFYDFLEEDSFIGVLIADVAGHGIPAALYAAMLKIALHNLRDQARFPEKLLKNLNDVMVERGERTFISCAYTMVDFKNRRLLHANAGHLPLLLQEPGKKHVKRVHPPGGVLGVRKAAAITVEMQHFLPKTRLVLFTDGVIELTNKAGKFFEEARLVSLLEDMREEPIVAVRDRLLAEMRGFSEGGTFLDDVTFIIIDL from the coding sequence ATGACGATTCGGGTGGTTCTTCGTTCGCTTTTTCTGGTTCTGGCCCTCGGGGCCTGCCAGAACAAACGCTCTTTTCAAACTGCAGAAAAAGGTTCTATTGACCTGTCTCAGGCTCAGTTTGACGACGGTTCCGTGTATGAACTCGATGGAGAATGGGAGTTCTACCCAAACCGGATTCTGCCTCCGGAAAGTCTGAAATCCCACCTAGCTGCGAAGCGGTTCGCACCCGTGCCGCTTAGCTTCAATCGCTATAGCGACCTTACCCTGCGTTTACCTGCAGAAGCGAGTGCAACTTACCGGCTGACGCTGACTTTGCCGGCGCAGATCGCCAGTTACACCTTTCGGTTTCCCTCAGGGCAGACTGCCTCGCGCTTTTTCGTGAACGGCCACAGCGAAGTACAAAACGGCATCGTATCAGAACTCATGGACCAGGTTCGACCGGGGTCGCGCATGCGCTACGTTCAGCTACCACTGGCGGGAAAAACAGAAATCGTCGTTCAGGTCAGCAATGCCGACTCGCACCGGGGAGGTATCAATCGTTCGATCAGCGTGGCATCGGTACGCGCGATGGACCAGTTCAGGCTAAAAGCGCTGATGCTCGATATCGTGGTCAGTGTGGCCCTGATGACTTTCGCCTTCTACCACATTCTGCTGTTCTTACTGCGCCACCCTGAACCATCGTCGGTGTATTACGGCATCTTTTGTCTGCTCGTGGGCACGAGCCGCCTTTTTGTGGGCGAACAGATTTTTGACGACGTTTTCACCACTGTTCCATGGACCTTACGCTTACGGCTCGAATACGTTGTGAATCTTCTGGATGCTGCATTCTTTATCATTTACATTCGAACTTTTTACGCGCAGCTGGGTAACAAACTTGTCTTCAGACTATTAGTGGGCATGTCATTCGTCTTTGCCTCAGCGGCAATATTGCTGCCGCAGGGTATCGTTCGCTATTTGCGGGAACCTTTTCAGCTGGGCATTGCGGTGATGGCTCCGTTTGCGCTGTACTATCTCGCGCAGCTGGCCTGGTTGAACGTTTATGGTGCACGCGTCCTGACAGTCGGTGTTTTTGCCATTGCAGCCGCGTTCTTCAATGACGCGCTGAGCGGTGCTGAGGTCATATCGACCCCGACGATATTCTCGATTACGATTCTGGGATTCACATTTTTACAGGCTATTCTGATTTCGGGGAAATCAGTTTCGCTTTTTTACGAGAATGCCGAGCTGTCGCAGAAGCTGCTGCGATCAGATAAACTGCGCGACGAGTCTCTCACACAAACTTCGCAAGAACTGCGTACTCCCGTGCAGGCGATGGTGCAAACGGTAGAGAACGTCAGGCGGGGTGTGGCCGGGGCTGTCAGTGAACAGGTGCAGCGCACGCTGTCGGTCATCGAAGAGAACGGTCGCAGACTTATGTACCTGATCGACGACCTCACAGATTTTGTCCGGTTGAAGCACAGCGATATTCGCCTCAACATGCAGACTGTGGCTCTGAAGAAAATTGTGCACCCTATTCTGAAGCTGTGTCTGGGTTTGTCAGACAACAAGCAGTTGGCGCTGATCGACGAAATACCCGAAGGTCTGCAAGATATACACACAGACCCGGCCCGACTGCAGCAAATTTTGCTGAACCTTGTGAGCACGGCTATTCGCTATTCGCACTCGCCGGCGATTACGGTGAAACTGGGCACCATGCACGGCCAGCTGGCGATCAGCGTGCTCTATTTCGGCAGCGACCCCGATGCGCGCTTTTCAGAAGTGAATGATTTGCCCAACGGAGATGTGGGCCCTCTGGTGACGCAAAAACTTGCACAGCTTTTGGGTGGGCACTATCACTACCAAAAACTGGCTGAATCGCACCACGCTTTAACGGTCACTTTGCCTTATCAGCAGATGTCGGCACTCGAGGTCTTATTGGCCGGCACCCATGCCCGCACCGAATACCGAAAAGGAAATGAAGATTCAACCCTGTCTCTGCCTGAACGGGGCATCGACGCTGCAGCAACGCCCGGTGGCAAAGTTCTCATCATTGGCGACAACGTCAGCCAGAACCGTCTGTTACAAGACCAGCTGGCGACGTTAGGCAAAGAAAGCCAGATTGCGAAAAATGGCGCCGAGGCAATGCTTCGACTGCAAGACAGCGAAGATATTGCTCTCGTCATCAGCGATGTTCTGCTGTCAGATGTTTCGGGTATTGAGCTTGCCATGAATATTCGCGCGAGCTTCGACATCGGCATTCTTCCGATAATACTTTTGATCGACAATAACCAGGCCGGTGTTGCTGCCAGTGCTTTTTCGGCGGGGGTGAATGACCTGATTCGCAGGCCGTTTGAAAAAGCAGAAGTGGTCGCGCGCGTGCGAAACGTACTCTTGCAGCGCGAGGCGAGCCTCGCCCGTGAGAACTATCGTGCGCTGAACCGCGAACTCGAAATCGCGCGTTCGATTCAAGAATCGATTTTACCGCGGGCAAACCCGGGCAACGAAAATTTTCAGATCGAGGCAGTCTGCCTGCCTGCGCGCAGCATAGGCGGTGACTTCTACGATTTTCTTGAAGAAGACAGCTTTATCGGCGTGCTAATCGCCGACGTCGCCGGGCATGGCATACCAGCAGCGTTATACGCGGCGATGCTCAAGATCGCGCTGCATAACCTGCGAGACCAGGCACGGTTTCCCGAGAAGCTGTTGAAGAACCTGAACGACGTGATGGTCGAAAGGGGCGAACGCACTTTTATCAGTTGCGCCTATACGATGGTGGATTTCAAAAACCGAAGGTTGCTGCACGCCAATGCAGGCCACCTGCCGCTGCTGCTGCAAGAGCCCGGTAAGAAGCACGTGAAGCGGGTGCACCCACCCGGTGGGGTTCTCGGTGTCAGAAAAGCCGCAGCGATCACTGTCGAGATGCAGCATTTTCTGCCAAAGACCAGATTGGTGCTATTCACCGACGGCGTCATCGAGCTGACGAATAAGGCGGGCAAATTCTTCGAAGAGGCACGACTGGTCTCGCTGCTCGAAGACATGCGAGAAGAACCCATCGTTGCAGTGCGCGATCGCCTACTGGCTGAAATGCGCGGCTTCTCTGAGGGCGGCACCTTTCTGGATGATGTGACCTTCATCATTATTGACCTGTAG
- a CDS encoding FKBP-type peptidyl-prolyl cis-trans isomerase → MTKSDGLEYEVVKEGKGQAVISGQRVQVHYTGWLNAGGGKKGKVFDSSRKKNRPFVFALGEGHVIRGWDEGVAGMKRGEKRILYVPAMLGYGPRGAGDAIPPNSDLIFEVELLDFE, encoded by the coding sequence ATGACAAAGAGTGATGGCCTCGAATACGAGGTCGTCAAAGAGGGCAAGGGACAAGCCGTGATCTCTGGCCAAAGGGTGCAGGTACACTACACTGGTTGGCTCAATGCCGGTGGGGGAAAAAAGGGAAAGGTCTTCGATTCATCGCGTAAGAAGAACCGTCCGTTTGTTTTTGCCCTGGGCGAAGGTCATGTCATTCGGGGTTGGGATGAAGGTGTTGCTGGTATGAAGCGCGGTGAGAAGCGCATATTGTACGTGCCGGCGATGCTCGGCTATGGCCCGAGGGGCGCCGGTGACGCCATACCCCCGAATAGTGATCTCATATTCGAGGTCGAGCTGCTCGATTTTGAATAA
- a CDS encoding FKBP-type peptidyl-prolyl cis-trans isomerase — MLKTEITKEGTGAVAAKGHNVRVHYTGWLNAAGERGKKFDSSVDRGSPFVFGLGQGQVIRGWDEGVAGMKVGEKRTLFIPADMGYGSRGAGGVIPPNADLIFDVELLGID; from the coding sequence ATGTTAAAAACGGAAATTACGAAAGAAGGCACTGGCGCGGTAGCCGCTAAGGGCCATAACGTCAGGGTGCACTACACCGGCTGGCTGAATGCTGCGGGCGAGCGCGGCAAGAAATTCGATTCGTCTGTTGACCGCGGCAGTCCATTCGTGTTTGGTCTTGGTCAGGGGCAGGTAATTCGCGGGTGGGATGAAGGCGTCGCCGGCATGAAAGTCGGTGAAAAGCGAACCCTGTTTATACCGGCCGATATGGGGTATGGCTCGCGTGGTGCCGGCGGGGTCATACCACCCAATGCCGATCTGATTTTTGACGTCGAGTTGCTCGGCATCGATTGA
- a CDS encoding DUF1318 domain-containing protein, translating to MTTTRSILPCLAVTMLLVRCFGTIVVPPVTITGQKTATERQIIGEQTELEKDVWMISSAKTSEHAALDAKPKEIRNSMEQENANTYRAFLKFDLFSAHLAQLKKDRVVGETNKGFVANLLLENAEVPAEAKKKYDSELADEPDLGRPYRTLIQTVKEINEARVLAARGYVESQKRANKEFKATEKEILASQKNKYQQSALKGEMIQADDGSWAAKE from the coding sequence ATGACGACCACGAGAAGCATCTTACCCTGCCTCGCAGTGACGATGCTTCTGGTACGCTGTTTTGGTACAATCGTCGTACCACCGGTGACGATTACCGGCCAAAAGACGGCAACGGAACGGCAGATTATCGGTGAACAGACCGAGCTCGAAAAAGATGTTTGGATGATTTCATCGGCAAAAACTTCTGAGCATGCCGCGCTGGATGCGAAACCCAAAGAAATACGCAACAGCATGGAACAAGAAAACGCGAATACATACCGCGCGTTTCTCAAATTTGATCTTTTTTCGGCGCATTTGGCGCAGCTCAAGAAAGACCGCGTGGTGGGCGAAACCAACAAGGGCTTTGTGGCCAATCTATTGCTCGAGAATGCCGAAGTGCCTGCCGAAGCCAAGAAGAAATATGACTCTGAACTGGCCGACGAACCCGATCTTGGGCGCCCTTATCGTACTCTCATTCAGACCGTGAAAGAGATCAATGAGGCACGCGTTCTCGCAGCGCGTGGTTATGTCGAGAGCCAGAAACGCGCAAACAAAGAATTCAAGGCTACTGAGAAAGAGATACTCGCGTCACAAAAGAATAAATACCAGCAGTCTGCCCTGAAGGGCGAAATGATACAGGCAGACGACGGCAGCTGGGCGGCCAAAGAATAA
- a CDS encoding cell division protein ZapA produces the protein MSQEERRVNVELMGKTFTIKGDADPEYMANVASYVNAKILEMKKLTSNDQTKMLLLTALNIADELFQARRGIQVAPAEAQQIEKRTQALLRMLETGLVGQFTPTRDESDL, from the coding sequence ATGTCACAAGAAGAGCGCCGGGTTAATGTCGAACTCATGGGTAAAACCTTCACCATTAAAGGTGATGCCGACCCTGAGTATATGGCGAACGTCGCAAGCTATGTTAACGCCAAAATTCTCGAGATGAAGAAGCTCACGTCTAACGACCAAACGAAGATGTTGCTGCTCACCGCTCTGAATATTGCCGACGAACTTTTTCAGGCCCGGCGCGGCATACAGGTGGCGCCGGCTGAAGCGCAGCAGATCGAAAAGCGCACGCAGGCCCTGCTGCGCATGCTCGAAACCGGGCTCGTCGGTCAGTTCACGCCGACTCGCGACGAATCAGATCTCTAA
- a CDS encoding MlaC/ttg2D family ABC transporter substrate-binding protein, with product MNIFSKGGFLTFTFLYATTILSAGTPQQDLKKAVSEVLQILDSKKDKKNKRAAISEIYEANFDFEKLGSNTLKSDYKKLTDDQKKSFNEKFARFVLEFYLDKIDKYNRNKIEFEGEEIKGQRATVFTLLEYQGKMAKVNYSMNSKNGKWLVFDFEVEGVRLSSTYRSQFAKVLKEKGFDGLMLELNRLLGKYKK from the coding sequence ATGAACATATTTTCAAAAGGTGGATTTCTCACATTCACGTTTCTATACGCAACGACGATTCTGAGCGCTGGTACCCCGCAGCAAGACCTCAAAAAGGCAGTCAGCGAGGTGCTGCAGATTCTCGACAGCAAGAAAGATAAAAAAAACAAGCGTGCGGCGATTTCTGAAATTTATGAAGCCAACTTTGATTTCGAAAAGCTGGGTTCGAATACCTTGAAGAGTGACTACAAGAAACTAACCGACGACCAGAAGAAATCTTTCAATGAAAAATTTGCACGCTTTGTTCTTGAATTCTATCTCGATAAGATCGACAAGTACAACCGCAATAAAATTGAGTTCGAGGGCGAAGAGATCAAGGGACAGCGCGCAACGGTCTTTACCCTGCTCGAGTACCAGGGCAAGATGGCGAAGGTCAACTACTCCATGAACTCAAAAAACGGCAAATGGCTGGTCTTTGATTTCGAGGTAGAGGGTGTTCGGCTCTCAAGCACCTATCGCTCGCAATTCGCCAAAGTACTCAAAGAAAAAGGGTTTGATGGCCTGATGCTTGAACTGAACAGATTGCTCGGTAAGTATAAGAAATAA
- a CDS encoding MlaA family lipoprotein yields the protein MRLHFIVLLLFSVWCVQCSSSQQKASPLEKSPSVANVAALGEQSDDDADSEPELVVHDPYEGYNRKIHAFNDFFFHYGIYPLASGWNFITPRFLRVGLDNFITWAYTPGRLINNLLQAKLARAGKETLSFAINGTMGGLGVYNASREIFALDQTVEDSDQTLGKWGISEGAYIVWPFIGPRTVRGTFGFAGDLMLQPQAVIVPVYIQPENIWVQGAIIATTYSVRAVNQTSLDPDAYDNLMKDSIDPYAFLRDIYLQNTRKNVAD from the coding sequence GTGCGTCTGCATTTCATCGTGCTGCTGTTGTTCTCGGTCTGGTGTGTGCAATGCTCGTCGTCACAGCAAAAGGCTTCGCCGCTTGAGAAATCCCCCTCTGTTGCAAATGTTGCCGCCTTGGGCGAGCAATCTGATGACGATGCTGACAGCGAGCCTGAGCTCGTGGTGCACGACCCGTACGAGGGTTACAACCGCAAGATACACGCCTTCAACGATTTCTTCTTTCACTATGGCATCTACCCGCTCGCGAGCGGTTGGAACTTCATCACCCCGCGCTTTCTGCGCGTCGGACTCGACAACTTTATCACCTGGGCCTACACGCCGGGCAGACTGATCAACAATCTGCTGCAGGCAAAGCTCGCGCGTGCTGGTAAAGAGACGCTGAGTTTTGCGATTAATGGCACGATGGGCGGGCTCGGTGTCTACAATGCGTCGCGTGAAATTTTCGCACTGGACCAGACTGTCGAAGACAGCGACCAAACGTTGGGTAAATGGGGTATTTCCGAAGGTGCATACATTGTCTGGCCGTTTATCGGACCGCGTACCGTTCGAGGCACCTTTGGTTTCGCCGGTGATCTGATGTTGCAGCCGCAGGCTGTCATCGTGCCGGTCTATATTCAACCTGAAAATATCTGGGTTCAGGGTGCGATCATTGCCACCACCTATTCGGTGCGCGCAGTGAACCAAACCTCGCTCGACCCCGATGCCTATGACAACCTGATGAAAGACTCAATTGACCCGTACGCTTTTCTGCGCGATATTTATTTACAGAATACGCGAAAGAACGTAGCAGACTAG
- a CDS encoding sigma-54-dependent Fis family transcriptional regulator, which yields MQNAFTNPLVALHEVTLSLLTQDSSEQLLNALLDRAVEFTGADSGTISILDESRKFLEIKAFRGFEQDLPKTVKLKIGEGVTGRCIVTGKLRNVGDTAQDKYYIAVRQDIRSELAVPLKVGNKNFGVISVDSKRLDAFNAEHEEYLQMLADYAAQIFTTTTSVESLSHRTHLLEVLLQISGALGKYADIKLFFEEVIQVLAEKLGVRRAAIYLYDGVTNELAVSASLNYSPEEIQRGRYTPGEGVTGKAFKQRKAIAIADISQDNQFLNKTGHQREEVMSFFAAPFFEGGEPRGSTALTTSGVFDMEIKFQSQSRFEDHSFLAQILSSLFGQALQIEKLVQQSSRETKEENIILRRQLKSTFEFESIIGAHPRMAELFARMKMAADSASAVLVTGESGTGKELIASALHQNSIRSANALVKINCAAIPADLLESELFGYARGAFTGAVDDYKGKVLSAHKGTLFLDEIGELDLKLQAKLLRVLQEKEFSPLGSNKVIKVDVRIIAATNANLEQAVKDKTFREDLFYRLNVVRLSIPPLRERLTDLPLLIQHLLEKICERNNKPAMGLNEAALQKLQTYAFPGNIRELENILERAVVLNSKKEIDAGDIQLGDGLVTATPATPAAGPAGSFDLRSYLKEAAADAAPGQIFDTVVNAVEKELIRILLNQNQFNKKKTSEALGVNRVTLDKKIQQYGLFEI from the coding sequence GTGCAGAACGCCTTTACCAACCCCCTCGTCGCGCTTCACGAAGTGACGTTGTCGCTCTTGACGCAAGACTCGAGTGAACAGCTCTTGAACGCCCTGCTCGACCGGGCCGTCGAATTCACAGGAGCCGACTCGGGCACGATTTCGATTCTTGACGAGTCGCGCAAATTTCTCGAAATTAAAGCCTTTCGGGGCTTTGAGCAAGATTTGCCGAAAACCGTAAAGCTTAAGATCGGCGAAGGTGTTACCGGCCGCTGCATCGTCACCGGAAAACTGCGCAACGTGGGTGATACAGCCCAGGACAAGTATTACATCGCCGTCAGACAAGATATTCGTTCAGAACTGGCCGTACCACTCAAGGTCGGCAACAAGAACTTTGGCGTAATTTCGGTCGATTCGAAGCGACTCGATGCCTTCAACGCCGAACATGAAGAATATCTACAGATGCTCGCTGACTATGCGGCACAGATTTTCACGACGACAACCTCGGTTGAGTCACTGAGCCATCGCACACACCTGCTTGAGGTTCTGTTGCAGATTAGCGGTGCACTCGGCAAGTATGCCGACATAAAACTTTTTTTTGAAGAGGTTATTCAGGTACTTGCAGAGAAGCTCGGCGTGAGACGCGCCGCGATCTATCTCTACGACGGCGTTACCAATGAACTCGCCGTTTCAGCCTCTCTCAACTATTCGCCTGAAGAAATTCAGCGCGGCCGCTACACACCCGGTGAGGGGGTAACGGGTAAAGCGTTCAAGCAGCGCAAAGCCATCGCGATCGCAGATATTTCGCAAGATAACCAGTTTCTGAATAAGACAGGCCACCAGCGCGAAGAGGTCATGAGCTTTTTCGCTGCGCCATTCTTCGAGGGCGGTGAACCCCGTGGTTCGACGGCGCTCACCACAAGTGGCGTCTTCGACATGGAAATCAAGTTTCAATCGCAATCACGGTTTGAAGATCATTCGTTTCTGGCTCAGATTCTTTCGTCACTCTTTGGCCAGGCGCTGCAGATTGAGAAGCTTGTGCAGCAGAGCTCGCGCGAGACAAAAGAAGAAAACATCATTCTGCGCCGCCAGCTCAAAAGCACTTTTGAATTTGAAAGCATCATTGGTGCACACCCGCGCATGGCCGAACTTTTTGCGCGCATGAAAATGGCGGCCGACTCGGCAAGCGCCGTGCTCGTGACGGGTGAATCAGGCACAGGTAAAGAGCTCATCGCGAGCGCGCTGCACCAGAACAGCATTCGCTCGGCAAACGCGCTCGTGAAAATCAACTGTGCAGCGATACCTGCAGACCTGCTCGAAAGCGAACTTTTTGGTTATGCACGCGGCGCTTTTACCGGTGCCGTCGACGACTATAAGGGCAAAGTTCTTTCGGCACATAAAGGCACCCTGTTTCTCGATGAGATTGGCGAGCTCGATCTGAAATTGCAGGCGAAACTCTTGCGTGTACTGCAAGAAAAAGAGTTTTCACCGCTCGGCAGCAACAAGGTGATCAAGGTTGACGTGCGTATTATCGCCGCGACGAATGCAAACCTCGAGCAGGCAGTGAAAGATAAGACCTTTCGTGAAGACCTGTTTTACCGGCTCAACGTCGTGCGGCTGTCGATTCCCCCGCTGCGCGAGCGCCTGACCGACCTGCCGCTGCTGATTCAGCACCTGCTCGAGAAAATCTGCGAGCGCAACAACAAACCCGCGATGGGGCTCAACGAGGCCGCACTGCAAAAGCTGCAGACATATGCTTTTCCCGGCAACATACGCGAGCTCGAAAACATTCTTGAACGGGCCGTGGTACTCAACAGCAAGAAAGAAATCGATGCAGGCGATATTCAGCTGGGCGATGGCCTGGTAACGGCAACACCTGCAACGCCGGCGGCCGGGCCGGCAGGGTCGTTCGACCTGCGCTCATACCTCAAAGAGGCGGCGGCTGACGCGGCGCCAGGGCAAATTTTTGATACCGTGGTCAATGCCGTAGAGAAAGAATTAATCCGCATTTTGCTAAACCAGAATCAGTTCAATAAGAAGAAGACTTCTGAAGCCCTCGGTGTCAACCGCGTGACGCTCGACAAGAAGATACAGCAATACGGCCTTTTTGAAATTTAG